Proteins encoded together in one Amblyomma americanum isolate KBUSLIRL-KWMA chromosome 1, ASM5285725v1, whole genome shotgun sequence window:
- the LOC144094619 gene encoding G-protein coupled receptor dmsr-1-like has translation MAEFLNVSGMLQIVDSPYRDEENLSRTEANLSGPHGITEREELPYHGAELGRFDAWYTSHLHGYLSVPVCVFGILANVLNIIVLTQRNMVSPTNRILTGLAVADMLVIATYLPYTIITHVMPQAPTQSCERAVFVLVHSHVSVVFHTVSTWLTVTLAVWRFLAVSFPASSKKWCSMQRARWAVVSMYVSCALCCLPLYLSLEVHQIGTPQEPAYRVNFSNIALANDAFLRNLDFWAYSVLMKLVPCVALTGLSLGLLRVLYKAKARERRLRQGDCGHTGHGGNSEEDRDRTTRMLLAVLLLFLVTEFPSGILDLLSGIRGQDFVNHVYNNLGAVRDILTLVNSTVNFILYCFMSRQFRKTFAALFTPRIVANWFPLTSEAPNSAYATTCV, from the coding sequence ATGGCCGAGTTTCTCAACGTGAGCGGTATGCTGCAGATCGTGGACAGCCCCTACCGCGACGAGGAGAACCTATCCCGGACGGAGGCTAACTTGAGTGGGCCGCACGGCATCACCGAAAGGGAGGAGCTTCCTTACCATGGTGCCGAGCTCGGCCGCTTTGACGCGTGGTACACAAGTCACCTGCATGGCTACCTGAGCGTGCCCGTGTGCGTGTTTGGCATTCTGGCCAACGTGCTCAACATCATTGTGCTTACGCAGCGTAACATGGTGTCGCCAACCAACCGCATCTTGACGGGCCTCGCCGTGGCTGACATGCTTGTGATCGCCACGTACCTCCCGTACACCATCATAACGCACGTGATGCCTCAAGCGCCCACACAGAGTTGTGAAAGGGCCGTCTTCGTCCTAGTGCACAGCCATGTGAGCGTCGTCTTCCACACAGTGTCCACGTGGCTGACGGTGACGCTAGCCGTGTGGCGGTTCCTGGCCGTCAGCTTCCCGGCATCGAGCAAAAAGTGGTGCAGCATGCAGCGTGCCCGCTGGGCTGTAGTCAGCATGTACGTGTCGTGCGCGCTCTGCTGCTTGCCGCTGTACCTGTCCTTAGAGGTGCACCAGATAGGTACTCCCCAGGAGCCGGCGTACAGGGTCAACTTCAGCAACATCGCGCTTGCCAACGACGCCTTCCTCCGAAATCTAGACTTCTGGGCCTACTCGGTCCTCATGAAGCTGGTGCCGTGCGTGGCTCTCACCGGCCTCAGCTTGGGCTTGCTACGCGTGCTGTACAAGGCGAAGGCGCGTGAACGGCGCCTCAGGCAAGGAGATTGTGGCCACACTGGCCACGGCGGCAACAGCGAAGAGGACCGCGATCGCACCACACGCATGCTGCTCGCAGTCCTGCTGCTGTTCCTGGTCACCGAGTTCCCGTCCGGCATTTTAGACCTGCTGAGCGGCATCCGGGGCCAAGACTTCGTCAACCACGTCTACAATAACTTGGGCGCAGTCAGGGACATTCTGACACTCGTCAACAGCACCGTCAACTTCATACTATACTGCTTTATGAGCAGGCAGTTTCGAAAGACTTTTGCTGCCCTCTTCACGCCCCGCATCGTGGCCAATTGGTTTCCCCTGACTTCCGAAGCACCAAACAGCGCATATGCCACCACTTGTGTCTAG